In the Molothrus ater isolate BHLD 08-10-18 breed brown headed cowbird chromosome 30, BPBGC_Mater_1.1, whole genome shotgun sequence genome, aggggatgggggcaggagggaaggccAGGGTgccccctctgtgtccccatgtcctgctCAGAGGatccctccctgtgtcccttgtccccaccCACAGGCCCGTCCCAGGTGCAGCCCAGGTACTGCAGTcgcccccatgtccccccatgtccccatgtccccactcAGGGGCCTGTCCCAGGTGTAGCCCAGGTACTCCagtccatgtccctgtgtcccccatgtccccatgaCCCATGTCCTTGTGTCCttgtgtccccgtgtccccccctgttcctgtgccccccatgtccctcatgtccccatgtcccaccccatcccctgtcccacTCATGGGCCCATGCCAGGTGCAGCCCAGGTACtccagctgtccccatgtccccccatgtccccatatccccatgtccccatatTCCCATATCCCcatgtccctccatgtccccatgttccccatgtccccctgtccccactcacAGGCCCgtcccaggagcagcccaggtaCTGCAGCTGTCACCATGTCTCCATGTCCCCATATTCCCGTATCCCcatgtccctccatgtccctccatgtcccttcatgtccccatgtccctccatgtccccctgtccccactcacAGGCCCGTCCCAGGTGTAGCCCAGGTACTGCAGCCTCCCCGCGCTCTCCAGCGCCTGCAGCTGCACCCAGTTGTGGCACCCGGACACCGCGTCCTTCTTCACCTCCCCTGGGGACACGGGTGACACAGACAGCAGGTGACCACAGCTgccccccagggacccccccaagccccagcactgccccccaaacctccccagctccaccccTTGGTGTCCCCCCCATCCCTTTGGTGTCCCCCTGTTCAATCCCTGTCCCCGCTCCCTCCCATCCCCACAGtatccccccctccccagtgtccccccatgtccccccatgtcccccagtgtccccagtgtcccctcacccACGAACACGTGCTCGAAGCCGCAGGAGTCCAGCACTTTCCCTCCGGAGCGCGAGTAGAGCCCGAACCACATGGAGTGGAGATCGGCCCGGAACGCCTCGGCCGAGGGGtacagccctggggacagcacggggacagcgtggggacagggggtacagctctggggacagtgtggggacagcatggggacagcgtggggacagcgtggggacaggggttacagccctggggacagtgtggggacaggagggtcACTGTGGGGACAtcgtggggacaggggggacatcATGaggacagcgtggggacactgcagggacaggggaaacaccatggggacaccatggggatAGGGGCAGCACCGTAGGGACACCATGGGGATAGGGGGAACACTGTGGTGACACCATGGGGACATCgtggggacaccatggggacactgtgggcATAGGGGAACAGCATGGGGACAccacggggacaggggggtcACCGTGGGGATAGGGCgtcaccatggggacactgtggggacaggggaaaCACcgtggggacactgtggggacactgtaGGGACAGGGGAAACACTGGAGGGAtgcagtggggacagggggaacacatggggacatcatggggacaccacagggacaccatggggacaaggggaaCACTGTAGGGACCCCATGGGGACATTgtgggacaggggggacactggagggacaccatggggacaggggaaaCACCATGGGGATGCCGTGGGCGCACTGTaggacaccatggggacactgtggaGACAGGGGGGACATcgtggggacaccagggggacaAGGGGTCACCATGGGGATAGGGGGGAACAAcaggggacaccgtggggacaccaCGGGGTCACCGTGGGGATAGGGGGAACACCATGGGGACAtcgtggggacagggggacactgcagggacaccgtggggacgcggtggggacagaggggacactgcagggaccgaggggacactgcagggaccgAGGGGACACCGCAGGGACATCGCGTCCCCACCTTTGTGGAGCACGAAGCGCTCGAGCAGCGCCAGCACCGGCGTGGCCAGCGCGGCCTCCAGGAACCGCTGCTGCTCCCGCAGCTCCTCCGGCGGCTCCGCctccgcccggcccgggcgcTGCTCGTAATTgtccagcagggccaggagcgCCGAGACCGTGGGGACGGCCAGGAGGGACGGGGACACCCGCGCAAACAGCCTGGGAAAGGGGACAGAGAGTGGGGTAAAACGGGATTAgcgatgggatgggattggggtgggattggggttggggttggggttggggtgGGATTGGGGTTGGGGTGATTGGGATTAGCgttgggatgggattgggattggggtCGGATTGGGGTTGGGGGGATTGGGATTAGCgttgggatgggattgggattgggatgggattgcCATTGGGATTGGGTTCAGGattggggttgggatgggataGAATTGGGGTTGGGATTGGATTGGGATTGGCATGAGGGTTGGGATgagattgggatgggattggggtgggGTGAGATGGGATTAGGATTGGGAGGTTTTGGGACTGGGAttagggctgggatgggattagGGTGGGGTTGGGGTGGGATTGGGGTTGGGTTTGGAGTTGGGGTGGGATTGGATTGGAGTTGGGGTTGGAATGGGGATCAGGattgggtttgggatggggattgGGGTGAGAttggggtgggattgggatgggatgggattgggattggagTGGGATTGGGATTGGATGGGGATCAGCATTGGGGGGATTTGGATGaaattgggatgggattgggatgaagatgaggatgggattgggactgggactggggtAGGATTGGATTGCAGTTGGAATTGGATGAGATTAGGATTGGGgagggattgggattgggatgggatgggatgggattggattGAGATCGAGATTAGGGTCgggatgggattggggttgGATTGGAGTTGGGgtggggattgggatgggattggggtgggatcaagcaggggtggggacaggtgggATCAGGGGGTGAGGACAGAGGGGAGGGGGATGAGGGGGAACACGGAGGGCGCCGAGTGCCCCCCACCCTCCAACCCTGTCCTCCCCCCCCGTCCCCACCTGCCCGAGCCCTGCAGGTTCAGCTCCAgctggcccggcccggcccggttCGAGTCCGCGGCGAGCAGCTGCTCCGAGAGCTCCCGGAGCTCCGCGTCCGACACCGCCCGGGGCTCCGGTACCTCCCGGGGTGATCCCGGTACCTCCCGGGGGGGCTCCGGTACCGCCCGGGGCTCAAGAGGGACCCCCCCGGTCCCggtcaccagcagcagccacagcagccacgGAGCCATcgctgccagccccgggccCGCTGTCGCTTTTAGCCGCCCCTATCGCTCCTATCGCTGTCGCGATAACGCGCCAAGGTCGCGACGTGACCTCGCCAGACCCCGGGGGGGCCACCCCGACCCCCCCCCGGGCCGGCTGCACCCCCGGTTCCCCCCGTTGGTGACCCCGAGGGGAGGTTTGGGGACTcgacccccccccaaaatttGGCCCCTCCCGGGGTGTGGGGACCCCCAAAGCGCCTCCCCCGCCCCCCCCAGGAGCTGATtaatgattaattaattaatcattGGGGCGTTAATAAGGGACCAAATGTGGCCCCTCAAGGACTTCCCAGGAGGGCGCGGCCTcgggggggcacgggggggttTGGGGCACACGAGGCGGGGCAGGGGCTCCCCAGGATCCCCCACAAGGTCCCAGGACCCCCTCCCCATGGCCCCCCAGCCCCTTTATTCCCCCGGAGCTCCCCAGgatccccccagagccccccaggatCCCTCCAGGGGCTTATGAGGGGGttcctgggggctctgggggtgtcaTAGGGGTTCTGAGGGGGTcttggggggctctggggcgATCCTGAGGGGCTATAGGGGGATCCCGGGGGTCTCCAGAGGTTCCTGGGGGGGGGCCTTGGGGGCCGTGAGGGTACTTTGGGGGCCTCTAGGGGATCCTGGGGGTGTCGGGGGGACCCATGGAGGTTCCTGGGGTGCCATGAAGGGTTCCCGGGGGGCTATGGGGGATCCTGGGAGGCCATTGTGAgctgtgggggggggggttccTGGGGGCTtctgggggatgctggggactACGGGGGATTCCGGGGGGGCTCTTGGGGATCCTGAGGGGCTCCAGGGGGTTCCTGGGGGCCATTGGGGGCCGTGGGGGGATCCTGGATGCCATAGGAGGTTCCtggggggggtctgggggtgtcctgGAGGGCCATAGAGGGATCCTGGGGTGCCATGGGGGGTttctggggtgtcctggggggctctgggggtgtcctgggggccgtggggggtccctggggggcCATGGTGGGttcctggggggctctggggagatCCTGGGATGCCGTGGGGGGTGCTGGGAGGCTCTGGGGGTTCCTGGGGGTTCAAGGGGGgatctgggggtccctggggtgcaATGGGCGGGGGGTTTccggggggctctggggttGGGTGGGGCCGGGAGTTGTGCGGCCAGGGGGGTTCGGGGGGATTCGGGGGAGGGGCGAGATTCTGGGGGCGGGGCAACCGCAAATCGCCCCCGCCCTCTCCCGGGGGGCGCCGCCCCACCTCGGCCGCGCCGTGCGCATGCGCAGTACGGAGAACGCGCGTTGTACTGTGGGCGTGGTCATACCCATATACGGTGTTCTGGGGCGTGGCCTAAACGCGACTAGTAGGCGGGGCCTAAGGGCGGGGCTATGGAGGCGCTGGGCGCGGTGGGCGGGGCGGGGACCCTGCGCAGGCGCAGTGCGGGCGGGCgcgcggggcgcggggccgcggtTTAAAGGGGCCGCGGCGCGGGGAGCCCGGAActccccgggacccccgggaaCCTCCGGGATCCCCGAactccccgtgtcccccggcGCCCCCCGGGACTCCCGGGAACCCCCCGAGCCCGCCATGGTCTGCGGAGGCTTCGCCTGTTCGCGCAACGCGCTCTGCGCCCTCAACGTGGTTTATGTGGTGAGCGGGGGGGCCGTGAGGGGAATGGGGATCCCTCGGGTCTGGGGGAGCCgtgaggggtttggggacccctcagctctgggggcCTATGAGGGGTTTGAGGACCCCTCTGCCCTGAGGGGGCCGTGAAGGGATTGGGGATCCCCTCAGATCTGGGGGGGCGTGAGGGGATTGGGGacccctctgctctgtgaaGGGATTGGGGACCCCTCGGGTCTGGGGTGCACTGAGGGGATTGGGGTCCCCTCAGCTCTGTGGGGGGATTGGGGATCCCTCGGGTCTGGGGGGGCCGTGAGGGAATTGGGtacccctctgctctgggggggCTCTGACGGGGTTGGGGACCCCTCAGTTCTGGGGGGGCTCTGAGAGGACTGGgggcccctctgccctggggaggTCTGCAGGAGGGGGGGGGCCCCCCTCCCAGTTTGGGGTTCTGGGGGGAAGTTGGGGATCCCCAAAGCTGGGGGGGGCTCCTGGGACCCCCGGCCTGGGGcggctctggggctgcccctgtaggggtgtctgggcagggctggggggctcagtCCCGGTTCGGGGGCTCAGTCCCGGTTTGGGGGCCACAGTCCCGGTTTGGGGGCCACAATCCCGGTTTGGAGGGGGCTCAGTCCCGGTTGGGGGGCTCAGTCCCGGTTTGGGGTCACAATCCCGGTTTGGAGGGGGCCCAGTCCCGGTTtgggggggttctgggggtgCCGATGCCCCCTGACCCGTGCCCCCCCCGTGCCCCCTGACCCGGTGCCCCCCTCCCCGGTGCCccctccccggtgccccccgcCCGGTGCCCCCCGACCCGGTGCCCCTTCCCCGGTGCCCCCCTCCCCGGTGCCCCCTGACCCGGTGCCCCTTCCCCGGTGCCCCCTGACCCGTGCCCCCTCCCCGGTGCCCCCTGACCCGGTGCCCCTTCCCCGGTGCCCCCCTGACCCGTGCCCCCTCCCCGGTGCCCCAGCTGgtgggggtgctgctggtggccgTGGCGGGCTGGGCGCGGGGCCTGGCCGGGGGCTCCAGCCCGCCCCTGCTCGGAGGAGCCTTCGCCGTCGGAGTCTTCCTCCTGCTGATcgcggcgctggggctgctcgGGGCCCTGCGGCACCACCAGGTCCTGCTCTTCTTCGTATCCTTTGGGTGGGGGGAACCTCCGGGGGAccctcctggcacccccagcccctcctggggaccctcccggcacccccagccccgtgAGCCCCCCCACTCACCTGGGCACcgtgtcctgccctgctctgtccccttgGCCCAAAGTCCCCCTcagtccccagcaccccctgggtgtccctggcacccctggcagtgtccccagtgcccccctgGATGTCCCTAACCCTGTCCCAAACACCCCTGGATGTCCCTAACCCTGTCCCAAACACCCCTGGATGTCCCTGGcacccctggcactgtccccaacACCCCTGGACGTCCCTGGcacccctggcactgtccccaacacccctgggtgtccctggcacccctggcactgtccccaacACCCCTGGATGTCCCTGGCcccctcccaggctgcccccCCCCTGTATCCCCAAGCCCCCCCCGATGTCCCCACCCCCCTCCCCTGTGGCACCCCCACCTCCTGCCCCCTTCAGACCCTTCAGGGGGGCTCCAACTGCAcctggggacccccaaaccTGCAGGGGGTCTGGCTGTGGGGGAccaggggggattttggggggtccctgtgtgtgtgtgccccccTTGACCCCCCCAGTACGTGCTGATCCTGGGCCTGGtgttcctgtgccagctgggcgTGTCCTGCGCCTGCCTCGCCCTGGGCCCTGAGGCTCAGGTGGGTGCTGGGACCCCCGGGAGCCCCAAAACTCCCCcggaccccccaaaatcccctgggATCCCCAAAACCCCTTGGGATGCCCATCCCCGATTTTGGGGTGCACAAGGACCACCCCCCCGCCCCTCACCCCAAAACCCTTGGGGGGGCGGTGGGatcctccctccagccctgggagaggcacagagggatttgggggggccctgggcagggggggAGCTCCTGGGGGGCACTGATGGGTTTGGGGGGCCCTGTATCAGTGGAGGGGTCCCGTGGGTCTCTGACCATTTTTGGGGTGCCCTGTATCAGTGGGGGGTCCCGTGGGTCTCTGAccatttttggggtgccccaTGGCAAtggggggccctgggggtcTCTGACCATTTTTGGGGTGCCCTGTATCAgtgggggggctctgggggtttCTGACCATTTTTGGGGTGCCTTCTATCAGTGGGGGGGTCCCGTGGGTCTCTGACCGTTTTCGGGGTGCCCCATGGCAGTGGGAGGGTCCCGGCTGTCTCTGACCATTTTCGGGGTGCCCTGTATCAGTGTGGGGGCCTCTGACCGTTTTCGGGGTGCCCCATGGCATTGGGGGGGTCTCTGACCATTTTCGGGGTGCCCCATGGCAATGGGGGGTCCCGGGTGTCTCTGACCGTTTTCGGGGTGCCCCATGGCGGTGCGGGGTCCCGGGGATCTCTGACCATTTTCGGGGTGCCCTGTATCGGTGTGGGGGTCTCTGACCGTTTTCGGGGTGCCCCCGTTGCCCCCCAGGAGCGGCTGCTGCGCTCGGCCTGGCCCCTGCTGAGCGCGGGGGCGcgggggcagctgcagctcaggctgggctgctgcGGGCTGGGGGcgccccccgggaccccccccccggCCCTGGAGCCCCCCTGGGAACCCCCAAACTGCCCCGCTGTGAgtctgggggggtttgggggggtttgggggggggacTGGGGAgtcagaggggtttggggggttcAGGGGTGACAGGGGAGGTGGGGGAGgttggggggtttgggggtgacTGGGGAGtcgggagggtttgggggggcagttgtgggggtttgggggtcacTGGGATGTGGGGGTGAGTGGGGATTCAGGcgggtttgggggtttgggggtgacTGGGGAGttgggagggtttggggggacAGTTGGGGGGGTTTAGGGGTGACTGGGGAgtcaggggggtttgggggtgagTGGGGAGTCAGCGGGGTTTGGGGGTACTTGGGGGTCACTGGGGGATCGGGGGGGTTTGAGGGGAGAAgttgggggggtttgggggtgattGGGGAGTTAGGGGGCATTTGGGGGGGTTTAGAGGTGGTTGGGGCAGTTGGGGGGGTTCAGGGGTGGttgggggagtttggggggcAGTTGGGGGGTTTAGGGGTCATTGGGGAGTGGTGGGGGGGGTTCAGGGGTTCAGGGGAGTCAGGGGGTTTGAGGGCCAGTTGGGGGGGTTCAGGGGTGACTGGGAGGTtgaggggggtttgggggggtttgggagttggggggatttggggggagtTTGGGGGTGACTGGGGAGTTGTGGTTTGGGGGGGCAGTCAAGGGGGGTTCAGGGGCTttgaggaggctcaggggtcATTGGGGAgttgggggggtttgggggggcagtcgggggggtttgggggtcacTGGGGAGTTGGGGGCGTTTGGGGGTGATTGGGGAGTCGGGGGTGTCTGGAGATTCCTCCTGGGGGTATCGGGGGGCTCAGGGCGCTttggggacatccctggggGAGGTGACTGGGGCAGGGGGGtgtggggttgggtttttggggggaagCAGAGTTTGGGGACCCCCCTGAGGCTCCCGTGTGCCCCCAGAGGTGCCGGTTCCCCCCGGGGGGGGCGCCCCCGTGCCCCCCCTGCgccccccagctgctgcagcactcgGAGCAGGCGCTCAGGATCCTGGGGGGGGTCGGGCTGTTCTTCAGCTTCACCGAGGTAcggggggggccgggggggggtcccagggggtcTCAGGGCCCCGGGGGGGGGTCCAGCagccccccccaccccccgtTTGTTGCAGGTTTTGGGGGTCTGGCTCGCCCTGCGCTTCCGGAACCAGCGCGACCCCCGCGCCAACCCCGGAGCCTTCCTATAGCGGGGGGggggcacagcccctctggggaggggtcccaaccctgggggggggggtccaGAACCCCCCAGTGCTGACCAGctggccccccccccccccccccccacagcGGCTGCATGAAgcactggggacaaggacacccccaacccccccccaaTCATGGGGTGACCCCCCCGGCGGGGCTGtgacccccccagccccccccaaATCCATCTCAGTCTGAGCTCTCCAAACTGGTTTGTACTGGTCATTCAGCCCCCCCCACCACTGCTGGGGGGGTCAGGGGCACCCCCACACTGGGGAGGGGCACACGGGGCAGGACCCCCCCAAAgcgacccccccccccccattcccCACACACTCCCCCCTTGGGGAtgggggggctgagggggggTCACAACCTCCCTAAATCCAGCAGGGCCcccccatcccagcaccccTAAACTGGTCTGGACTGGTTTACACTGGTGACCCCCCCCCAGACCCAATttggggggcagggggacaccTCCCCCCCCTGCTGTCACCACGGGGGGGTCTCaccgtgtcccccccccccaataAACACACACCACCGACCTGGGCTCGGGCTCATTCTGGGGGACCCCCCCCAGTGACACAGGACATGGGGAGGGGGGGGCACTGCCCAAACCCCTCCATTGACAGGGAAATGGGGAACCCCAAAAAATGCCCCCCCACCTCCCCAAATaaccccaccccaaatccagtcctggtgtccctggggggGTTCAGGGTgtctgggggggggggacaccCCTCAGACCCCCCCTACAAGTACcattgggggtttttggggggtgtcACCCCACAATTGCAGCACACGGctctgggggtcctgggggatGGTCAGGGGGggtattttggggggggggtcacCCCTCACGCCCCCCTGCAGGTACCGGTGCCCCAGGGCGGGGCTGAgggtcagcagggacagggataggggacaggggacagggatggggacaggggacaaggacaggggagaggggacagggacagggacagggatgggggacaggggacacggacaggggcaggggacagggatgggggacagggaacatggacagggacagggatggggacaggggacagggatagggacaggtACAGGGGATGGGGGACACGgacgggacagggacaggggacaaggacagggaagaggggacaggggacagggacaggggacaggggacagggacagggcaggacactcagggacacggggagggcACTGCTGTGACCCCTCCCCAGAGCTCGGGGGGGCCATGGGGAGGTGCCATCCTGTCcccccctggtgtccccgatggTCACACTCAGAGcgtccctgtgccccccaagTGTCCCCTGgaatgtccccagtgccagcccgTGTGTTCCCATCCGTGTCCCCTCCACTGGTGCCCCCAcatgtcccccagtgtccccagtgccaaCCTCTGGGTGCCCCCACCCGCGTCCCCTCGCCTGGTGACCCCATCCGTGCTCtggcaccccaaaactgccctgGGACCCCATCCGTGCTCtggcaccccaaaactgccctgGGACCCCATCTGTGCTttgggaccccaaaactgccctgggacccccattcctgccctggcacctcaTCCCTGTTTTGGGATCCCAAAACTGTTTCAGGACCCCCAGCCCTGACACCCCAAAACTGCTCTGGCACCGCCACCCCACCCCTGGcgcccccatcccatccctgccaccccagccctgctctaggaccccaaaactgctctgggaccccaaaactgctcTGGCgcccccaccccagccctggcaccccatCCCCGGTGCCCCGGGGCAGTCCCGGCTCTCACCGGCCGATGTTGGGGTGCCCGAGGTGCCCGAGCAGAGCCGCCCCCCGCAGGTGCTGGGGGGCACCCCGACCCCTCCGTGGGCACCCCGAAACCCCCAGGTGGGCACCCCGAAACCCCCAGGTGGGCAGCACTCGTTCCCTGGTGGGCACCGCCCATTCCCCCGCGGGCACCGCCCGTTCCCCGGTGCCGCAGCGCCCGCGGAGCCGCTCCCGGGAGCCGCCTGTGCCCGGCTTGGCCCCAGGCTCGTCCTGCGCCACCCTGGGGGGGCACGGAGCCAGCGACACCCCCGAGACCCCCCCAACCCTGGcacccccccccagccccacaccccTGGTACGGCCCCACAGCGAGCGGCAGCACCCGGGGGACACCAACCCAGAACCCAGCGGGGAGAGCTGGCACCCCCcagtgccccctccccagctgcgggcatcccagtgccccccagggcatcccagtgacccccagtgccccccagggcatcccagtgcccccccagtgacccccagtgcacccccagacccccccatgagagacccccccccccgcaaattccccctctctcctctgtGCCCACCCCCGtgaccccccccaaaccccccccccgTTCGGgtccctctgccacccccacctggcacaggtggcactggCCAGGATGGGCTCAGTGCCCCCgcggggtttggggtgcccaggtgagctcaggAATGCCCAGGTGACCTCGGgggggtgcccaggtgagctcagccctgcccaggtgacCTCAGGGTggtgcccaggtgagctccGGAATGCCCAGGTGAGCTCAGCACTACCCAGGTGACCCCGGgggggtgcccaggtgagctcagAAATGCCCAGGTGACCCCGGgggggtgcccaggtgagctctggaatgcccaggtgagctcagccctgcccaggtgagctcaggGTGGTGCCCAGGTGACCCCGGgggggtgcccaggtgagccccgTGCCAATCTCCAGCCCAAGGGatctccccctccccccccccgcTCACCTGGGGGAGGGGTGTCCCAGCCCGGggggggcagggcagggcagggggggtCACCACGCACGGCTGCCCCAGGGTCCCCACGAGGGTCCAGAGTCCCCTGTGCTGACGTCAGCGCCTCCCCCACCTGCGACATtgcccccccccacccccccaccgTGGGTGGCACCGACCGGGTTAAACCCCGGGGGGGTCCCgacaccccccaccccccatcCCTGACCCCCAACACCCCCCGGGGGGGGTCACCcatccccccacccccccatGGGCACTGTGACGTGtccgggggtcccgggggtccctctgtgccccccaaaACCTGCAGGGGGTGTGGCCgtggggggtcccagggggggattttgggggggtcagtgtgtgtgtgtgcccccctcacccccaggcacacctgggcaggtcAGGGCACAGGGCGGGGGGGAGAGTGGAGctgcaaaaccccaaaatgccaaaacaccaaaaccccaaaatgccaAAAGCCCAAAATCGCTTTATTGGCCAATAAATAAACCCCGACCCCCCTGggggggcagcacagggctgggacaccgtggggacaaGGCCACCACCAGGGAGTTACCCCCATGGGgttggggacaccatggggacaagGCCACCACCAGGGAGTCACCCCCATGGGGTTGGGGACACCGTGGAGACAAGGCCACCATCCAGGCTGAGGttcccacagggctggggacaccgtggggacaaGGCCAGCACAGGGTGTGTGACgctgccagagccagcagcgCCATGGGGTAGGGGCTGCTGCCACCATGGCCAATGTCACCGAGGGGTCAGGGCCACCTCTGGGCTGGGGtcacccacagggacagggctgggatgacactggggacactgcggGGTCAAGGCCACCATTGGGGTCGGTGCCATCACTGGTGGTGAAGTCACCGCTGGGGTCAAGGTCTCTGcactgtccctggtgtccccatgtccccagttgtccccatgtccccagtgtccccatgtccccagttGTCCCCATGTATCACCAGAGcctctggtgtccccagtgtccctggtgtccccatgtctccagtgtccccaatgtccctgctgTCTCCAGAGTCCCtagtgtccccagtgtccccacgTATCTCCAGAGTCCCTGGTGTCCCCGTTGTCCTCGTGTCCCCGTTGTCACCTCTCGAGGAAGCGCAGGCTGATGGGGGCTCCGGGGGCCAGCAGGGTTCGGGTCATGGGGCGCACGCGGCTCCCCCCGGGCTCCGGCCGCACCTCGAAGCGCAACAGGatctgggggagcagggacgGGTGAgtgacaccgtggggacaccatgggggCACCACGGGGACACCACGGGGACACCCACCTGTGCCAGCGccatgtgcagctgcagctcggCCAGGCGGCGCCCGACGCAGCTGCGCGGGCCGAGGCCGAAGGGCAGGGAGGCAAAGGGGtgcctggggccagggctgtccccggggctgtccccggggctgtccccaggggtgtccccgctgtccccagcgGTGTCCCC is a window encoding:
- the LOC129046985 gene encoding uridylate-specific endoribonuclease A-like, which gives rise to MAPWLLWLLLVTGTGGVPLEPRAVPEPPREVPGSPREVPEPRAVSDAELRELSEQLLAADSNRAGPGQLELNLQGSGRLFARVSPSLLAVPTVSALLALLDNYEQRPGRAEAEPPEELREQQRFLEAALATPVLALLERFVLHKGLYPSAEAFRADLHSMWFGLYSRSGGKVLDSCGFEHVFVGEVKKDAVSGCHNWVQLQALESAGRLQYLGYTWDGPWEAFPDVLSLRFRWDGHLKARGSLLVGSSPEFDLALFTLCFLARPDRQCHISLGGEAATIQTYSWDKQRLVASAYPLTPQ
- the TSPAN31 gene encoding tetraspanin-31; this encodes MRSTENARCTVGVVIPIYGVLGRGLNATSRRGLRAGLWRRWARWAGRGPCAGAVRAGARGAGPRFKGAAARGARNSPGPPGTSGIPELPVSPGAPRDSREPPEPAMVCGGFACSRNALCALNVVYVLVGVLLVAVAGWARGLAGGSSPPLLGGAFAVGVFLLLIAALGLLGALRHHQVLLFFYVLILGLVFLCQLGVSCACLALGPEAQERLLRSAWPLLSAGARGQLQLRLGCCGLGAPPGTPPPALEPPWEPPNCPARCRFPPGGAPPCPPCAPQLLQHSEQALRILGGVGLFFSFTEVLGVWLALRFRNQRDPRANPGAFL